TTCTCCCTGATTTTTTCGGCGAGGGCCTTGCCCGCGTGCGCCGCCTGGCCCGCCAGGACCTTTCCCGCCTCCCCGGCGTGGCCGGCCAGCGAGCGGGTGGCTCCCGCGACCCTGGTCCCCGCGGCCGAGATCAGGCGCTCCAGCCGTTCGTCGTCGGCGGCGAAGGAACCGACCGGGCCGATGCCCGATACGTCCGCCCCCTCGAAACGGATGTATTCCCCCTTCGGGTAGCCGATCAGGCCGGCGTAGAGGACGGTGGGGAAGGATAGGCGCACCCGGCGGTAGTCGCTCACCGCGTCGTTGTACTCCCGGGTTCGCGTCTCGATGTCGACGTGGCACCCGGCGATGGCGTCCATCTGTTTCTGGTACTGGGCGTCGGCCTTCAGGTCGGGAAAGCGCTGCGCGGCGTTCTGCAGGGAGGCCATGATGGCGCCCGACTGGTGGTAGGCCGTGTTGAGGGTGGCCGCGGTGTAGTCCTGGGAGACCTGGGTCACCACCAGCCCCTCGTACCCTTCGAAGCGCTTGACGGCGTCCCCCAGCTTGTTCAGGACATCCACCATCTTCTTATAGGAGGCGCCCAGGTTGGAGTACCGCTTCTGCACCTCCTCCGAGAGTCGGCGGAGCTTGTTGTAGGTGGTCAGGAAGATCACGAGGGCGATGACGCCCGCGAAGACCGCCAGCCAGAAAATCCCTGATATCAATCCCCAGATGGCTTCCATAAGGTACTCCTTCCGGGAAAACCCCGGGCAAGGTGAAGAGGAAGGGCAGGAATTGCCACTAGAACAGGCAATTCAATTTCAAAACTTAGTTAATTATATGATCATGATGGCCTAGTGGCAATTATCCGGGCGTGGGATCGGCTGGAAATTTTGCGGGGTCGCCCCGGTCCGGGAGGGTCCGCGGCGGCGGGGGAGTCAGGGAGACTGTAAATGTCGCACCCGGTCGTGCAGGATCGGGGTGACCGAGCGCCTAAAGGACGCCAATGGACATCCGCCACGGGATCCGCCCCAAGCTGCGGTAAGGGGGGCCCCCTCCCAAAGCCGGCCCGGGTGGGCGCTTGACATATCTGGTACTATTTGCTGCTCGATTTGTAATAATAAGGAAAGAGGTTAAGGACTTGATCAGGGACCTGAAACGCGTAAGAAACATCGGAATCAGCGCACATATCGATTCCGGCAAGACCACTTTGACGGAACGCATCCTTTTCTATACCCAGCGCATCCGCGTGATGCACGACGTGAGGGGGAAGGACGGCGTGGGCGCCGTGATGGATTCGATGGACCTCGAGCGCGAGCGCGGGATCACCATCGCCTCGGCCGCCACCTACTGCGAGTGGGCGGGGCATTTCATCAACCTCATCGACACCCCGGGGCACGTCGATTTCACCATCGAGGTGGAGCGCTCCCTCAGGGTGCTCGACGGGGCCGTGCTGGTGCTCTGCGGGGTGGCGGGGGTGCAGTCCCAGTCCCTGACGGTCGACCGGCAGATGCGGCGCTACAACGTGCCGCGCCTGGCCTTCATCAACAAGCTCGACCGGTCGGGGGCCAACCCCTTCCGCGTGGTCGAGCACCTGCGCGAGAAGCTCAAGCACAACGCCGTCATGATGCAGATACCGATCGGGCTCGAGGCCAAGTTCGAGGGGGTGGTGGACCTGGTCCACATGAAGGCCCACTACTTCGACGGTCCCGGCGGAGAGGAGCGCCGGATCGAGGAGATCCCCGCGGCGTTGCTGGGCCAGGCGGAGGAAAAGCGCCAGGAGATGCTCGACGCGCTCTCGATGTTTTCCGACGAGCTGCTCGAGGCGGCCCTCGAGGAGCGGGCCACCCCGGAGATGATCCACGAGGCGGCGCGGCGGGGGACGCTCTCCCTGCAGCTGACCCCCGTGTTCATGGGGTCGGCCTACAAGAACACGGCCATCCAGCCGCTGCTCGACGCGGTCACCGAGTACCTGCCCGACCCGACCGAGGTCGTCAACGAGGCCCTCGACCTCGCGAAGGACGAGGACAAGGTGGTCCTCAATTCCGACCCCGATTCCCCGCTGGTGGCGCTGGCGTTCAAGCTCGAGGAGACCCGCTTCGGGCAGCTGACCTACATCCGGATCTACCAGGGGACGCTCAAGCGGGGGGACACCATCGTCAACCGGCGCACCGGCAAGGATGTGCGCGTCGGCCGGCTGGTGCGGATGCACTCCAATGAAATGGAGGAGATCACCGAGTCGCACGGCGGGGACATCGTGGCGCTGTTCGGCATCGACTGCGCCTCGGGCGACACCTTCACCTCGGACAAGGTGAATTACGCCATGACCTCGATGCACGTGCCCGACCCGGTCATCCACCTCACCGTCGCCCCCAGGGACCGGAAGATGGCGGGGAACATGGCGAAGGCGCTCAACCGCTTCACCAAGGAGGACCCGACCTTCAAGACCCACATGGACGAGGAGTCGGGGGAGACCATCATCTCCGGGATGGGGGAACTCCACCTGGACGTCTACGTGGAGCGGATGAAGCGCGAGTACGGCGCCGAGGTGGAGACCGGGGCGCCGCAGGTGGCCTACCGCGAGGCGATCAGCCGGAGGGTCGATTTCGACTACACCCACAAGAAGCAGACGGGGGGCTCCGGGCAGTACGGGCGCGTCGGGGGGTTTGTCGAGCCGCTGGAGTCGGGCGAGTTCGAGTTCGTCGACGAGATCGTCGGCGGCGCGATCCCGCGCGAGTTCATTTCCTCGGTGGAGAAGGGGTTCCGCTCCATGTTGAAGAAGGGGCGGCTGATCGGCTTCCCGGTGACGGGGCTGCGGGTGGTCGTCAACGACGGGGCGGCCCACTCGGTGGACTCTTCCG
This region of Acidobacteriota bacterium genomic DNA includes:
- a CDS encoding elongation factor G, whose protein sequence is MIRDLKRVRNIGISAHIDSGKTTLTERILFYTQRIRVMHDVRGKDGVGAVMDSMDLERERGITIASAATYCEWAGHFINLIDTPGHVDFTIEVERSLRVLDGAVLVLCGVAGVQSQSLTVDRQMRRYNVPRLAFINKLDRSGANPFRVVEHLREKLKHNAVMMQIPIGLEAKFEGVVDLVHMKAHYFDGPGGEERRIEEIPAALLGQAEEKRQEMLDALSMFSDELLEAALEERATPEMIHEAARRGTLSLQLTPVFMGSAYKNTAIQPLLDAVTEYLPDPTEVVNEALDLAKDEDKVVLNSDPDSPLVALAFKLEETRFGQLTYIRIYQGTLKRGDTIVNRRTGKDVRVGRLVRMHSNEMEEITESHGGDIVALFGIDCASGDTFTSDKVNYAMTSMHVPDPVIHLTVAPRDRKMAGNMAKALNRFTKEDPTFKTHMDEESGETIISGMGELHLDVYVERMKREYGAEVETGAPQVAYREAISRRVDFDYTHKKQTGGSGQYGRVGGFVEPLESGEFEFVDEIVGGAIPREFISSVEKGFRSMLKKGRLIGFPVTGLRVVVNDGAAHSVDSSDNAFQAAARGAFREFYHRARPHILEPLMKVSVEGPVEFQGNFVRTIMQRRGIIVGTTESEGFARVDADVPLSEMFGYSTDLRSSSQGKAEFTMEFSRYVPVPAEVSKELIKKYGTNLDK
- a CDS encoding DUF4339 domain-containing protein, which translates into the protein MEAIWGLISGIFWLAVFAGVIALVIFLTTYNKLRRLSEEVQKRYSNLGASYKKMVDVLNKLGDAVKRFEGYEGLVVTQVSQDYTAATLNTAYHQSGAIMASLQNAAQRFPDLKADAQYQKQMDAIAGCHVDIETRTREYNDAVSDYRRVRLSFPTVLYAGLIGYPKGEYIRFEGADVSGIGPVGSFAADDERLERLISAAGTRVAGATRSLAGHAGEAGKVLAGQAAHAGKALAEKIRENATTKYFYLVPGAVPKGPATLEEIRSLVSRGMIPQDTLLAEAGREDWAPIPPVEPAGPASIRSA